A region from the Salidesulfovibrio onnuriiensis genome encodes:
- a CDS encoding ABC transporter permease, which produces MKQRKPLKRPSFLARNALLIIGLLLVGSMSLAAILAPWIAPYPPSQLNVDALLQPPSAAHLMGTDALGRDVFTRILYGGRVSLWVGFVAVGISSGIGLALGLVSGYFGRMVDEIIMRGVDVMLCFPSFFLILAVIAFLEPSLLNIMIVIGLTSWMGVARLVRAETLTLRERDFVLAAKAAGANPARIIFRHILPNALAPVLVSATLGVAGAILVESSLSFLGLGVQPPDASWGNMLTDGKEVLGVAWWLSVFPGLAILFTVLGYNLLGESLRDLLDPRLKQ; this is translated from the coding sequence ATGAAACAACGCAAGCCCCTGAAGCGGCCCTCCTTCCTGGCCCGCAACGCCCTGCTCATCATCGGGCTGCTGCTGGTGGGCTCCATGTCCCTGGCCGCCATCCTGGCCCCGTGGATCGCCCCCTATCCGCCGTCCCAGCTCAACGTGGACGCCCTGCTCCAGCCGCCGTCCGCCGCGCACCTCATGGGTACGGACGCCCTGGGCCGCGACGTGTTCACCCGCATCCTCTACGGGGGCCGCGTCTCCCTCTGGGTGGGCTTTGTGGCCGTGGGCATCTCCTCGGGCATCGGCCTGGCCCTCGGGCTGGTTTCCGGCTACTTCGGCAGGATGGTGGATGAAATCATCATGCGCGGGGTGGACGTCATGCTCTGCTTCCCGTCCTTTTTCCTGATCCTGGCGGTCATCGCCTTCCTGGAGCCGAGTCTGCTGAACATCATGATCGTCATCGGCCTGACCTCCTGGATGGGCGTGGCCCGGCTGGTGCGCGCCGAAACCCTGACCCTGCGCGAGCGGGACTTCGTGCTGGCCGCCAAGGCGGCCGGGGCAAACCCCGCCCGCATCATCTTCCGGCACATCCTGCCCAACGCACTGGCCCCGGTGCTGGTCTCCGCCACTCTGGGCGTGGCCGGGGCCATCCTGGTGGAATCCTCCCTGTCCTTCCTGGGCCTGGGCGTGCAGCCCCCGGACGCGAGCTGGGGCAACATGCTCACGGACGGCAAGGAAGTGCTGGGCGTGGCATGGTGGCTTTCGGTCTTCCCGGGCCTGGCCATCCTGTTCACGGTGCTGGGCTACAACCTGCTGGGCGAATCCCTGCGGGACCTGCTGGACCCGAGGCTCAAGCAATGA
- a CDS encoding ATP-binding cassette domain-containing protein: MIQLNNICKTMGGETLIKDSSLAVEAGETVCLCGPSGIGKTTLLEIAAGLTAPDSGSVGHGSPRLGCAFQDDVLVPWLSALENLLLVQPSGTENAEAISRRWLKTFGLAPEMKPTRMSGGMRRRLSLARAFAVNPAILLLDEPFAFLDDHWQETVADKIEKHRAAGNAVLLVSHQMRCLATLQCRVITIPEGPIRLDA, translated from the coding sequence ATGATCCAACTGAACAATATCTGCAAAACCATGGGGGGCGAAACGCTCATCAAGGACAGTTCCCTCGCTGTGGAGGCGGGCGAAACGGTCTGCCTGTGCGGCCCCTCGGGGATCGGCAAGACCACCCTGCTGGAAATCGCGGCCGGGCTGACCGCGCCGGACTCGGGCAGCGTGGGCCACGGCTCTCCCCGCCTGGGATGCGCCTTTCAGGACGACGTGCTCGTGCCCTGGCTGAGCGCTCTGGAGAATCTGCTCCTGGTGCAGCCGTCCGGCACTGAAAACGCCGAGGCCATTTCCCGGCGCTGGCTGAAGACCTTCGGCCTGGCCCCCGAGATGAAGCCCACCCGCATGAGCGGCGGCATGCGGCGCAGGCTGAGCCTGGCGCGCGCATTTGCCGTGAACCCGGCAATCCTGCTGCTGGACGAGCCGTTCGCCTTTCTGGACGACCACTGGCAGGAAACCGTGGCCGACAAGATCGAAAAGCACCGGGCAGCCGGAAACGCCGTCCTGCTGGTCAGCCACCAGATGCGCTGCCTGGCCACCCTCCAGTGCCGGGTCATCACCATCCCCGAAGGCCCCATCCGGCTGGACGCATGA
- a CDS encoding DNA repair protein RecN yields the protein MLELLRIRNLALIEDAELEFSSGMNTLTGETGAGKSFILRAVDFIMGQSMDRNLVRPGAEKATVEALFVLPDGDCIIRRELSAETGRSRVFINDKLSSQDAVKELRPKLIIHTSQHGQQKLLSPAFQSEVLDTFLPDNSLLLAREAALDELRSVIKAIDELDRRCEDLVKQREFLEFQKKEIEKIDPQPGEEDLLEERKTVLKDRERAGECLRNALDCIHGDANLLDAMSLLSREMDIIARLYPEFEDDRQSVEDFRLKLHDLDSHLRRDPGEIESDYDDMTLDDVESRLFKISQLKRKLGRGLGDICGLYKQISDDLSFLDACDLDRTRLKKEEVEKAQNLSKVLDKLNKARKKAARELCLNIEGELGDLGFSEHVRVTYEFEPKEIHEGVTDYRGRLMWVPNPGQRPQPLDKIASGGELSRFLLALVSLRRGAGGEHLPTLIFDEVDAGIGGLTLNSVAAKLRELADRQQMLLITHWPQLAGRADRHFSIVKEVLDGQTYTRCDRLNNGEIREELSRMGGGGKQGDALADSLMKRS from the coding sequence ATGCTGGAACTGCTGCGCATCAGGAACCTGGCGCTCATCGAAGACGCTGAACTGGAATTTTCCTCCGGAATGAACACCCTCACCGGCGAGACCGGCGCGGGCAAATCCTTTATCCTGCGCGCCGTGGACTTCATCATGGGCCAAAGCATGGACCGCAACCTGGTGCGCCCGGGCGCGGAAAAGGCCACGGTGGAGGCGCTCTTCGTGCTGCCCGACGGCGACTGCATCATCCGCCGCGAACTCTCCGCCGAGACCGGGCGCAGCCGCGTGTTCATCAACGACAAGCTCAGCTCCCAGGACGCGGTCAAGGAACTGCGGCCCAAGCTGATCATCCACACCAGCCAGCACGGCCAGCAGAAACTGCTCTCCCCGGCCTTCCAGTCCGAGGTGCTGGATACCTTCCTGCCCGACAACTCCCTTCTCCTGGCCCGCGAGGCGGCCCTGGACGAGTTGCGCTCGGTGATCAAGGCCATCGACGAGCTGGACCGCAGGTGCGAGGACCTGGTCAAGCAACGGGAATTCCTCGAATTCCAGAAAAAGGAAATCGAGAAGATCGATCCCCAGCCCGGCGAAGAGGACCTGCTGGAGGAGCGCAAGACCGTGCTCAAGGACCGCGAGCGCGCCGGGGAATGCCTGCGCAACGCCCTGGACTGCATCCACGGCGACGCCAACCTGCTGGACGCCATGTCCCTGCTCTCGCGGGAAATGGACATCATCGCCCGGCTCTACCCGGAGTTCGAGGACGACCGCCAGTCCGTGGAGGACTTCCGGCTCAAGCTGCACGATCTGGATTCGCACCTGCGTCGCGACCCGGGCGAGATCGAGTCCGACTACGACGACATGACCCTGGACGACGTGGAATCGCGGCTGTTCAAGATTTCCCAGCTCAAGCGCAAGCTGGGCCGGGGCCTGGGCGACATCTGCGGGCTGTACAAGCAGATCAGCGACGACCTTTCCTTCCTGGACGCCTGCGACCTGGACCGCACCCGGCTCAAGAAGGAGGAGGTCGAAAAGGCCCAGAATCTCTCCAAGGTCCTGGACAAGCTGAACAAGGCCCGCAAGAAGGCAGCCCGCGAACTGTGCCTGAACATCGAGGGCGAGCTGGGCGACCTGGGCTTTTCCGAGCACGTGCGCGTCACCTACGAATTCGAACCCAAGGAAATCCACGAAGGCGTCACCGACTACCGGGGCAGGCTCATGTGGGTGCCCAACCCGGGGCAGCGGCCCCAACCCCTGGACAAGATCGCCTCGGGCGGCGAGCTTTCCCGTTTCCTGCTGGCCCTGGTCAGCCTGCGGCGCGGCGCGGGCGGCGAACATCTGCCCACCCTGATCTTCGACGAGGTGGACGCGGGCATCGGCGGACTGACGCTCAACAGCGTGGCCGCCAAGCTGCGCGAACTGGCCGACCGGCAGCAGATGCTGCTCATCACCCACTGGCCGCAGCTGGCCGGGCGCGCCGACCGCCACTTCTCCATCGTCAAGGAAGTGCTGGACGGCCAGACCTATACCCGCTGCGACCGCCTGAACAACGGGGAGATCCGCGAGGAACTCTCCCGCATGGGCGGCGGCGGAAAACAGGGCGACGCCTTGGCCGACTCCCTGATGAAAAGATCCTGA
- a CDS encoding GNAT family N-acetyltransferase, whose amino-acid sequence MITLRPATAEDEQTIRTILRESFLDSYVHFMPREHIERSIRNDRAGEIARKQGLQFTIAETDGAPGGVMLLSGDFIEFLFTHPEHMGKGLGTALLESAEQRVREQGHKRLTLNCYKENHKAQDFYRSRGFVIEKTFEDKDSMPGIYNCFLAKQL is encoded by the coding sequence ATGATCACCCTCCGCCCGGCGACAGCGGAAGACGAACAGACCATCCGCACCATCCTCCGCGAATCCTTTCTGGACAGCTACGTGCATTTCATGCCCCGGGAACACATCGAACGGTCGATCAGGAACGACAGGGCCGGAGAGATCGCCCGCAAGCAGGGATTGCAGTTCACCATCGCCGAAACCGACGGCGCGCCCGGGGGCGTCATGCTGCTCAGCGGCGATTTCATCGAATTCCTCTTTACCCATCCTGAGCACATGGGCAAAGGCCTGGGCACCGCCCTGCTGGAAAGCGCGGAACAGCGGGTCAGGGAACAGGGCCACAAGCGCCTGACCCTGAACTGCTACAAGGAAAACCACAAGGCCCAGGACTTCTATCGTTCCAGGGGATTCGTCATCGAAAAGACGTTCGAGGACAAGGACTCCATGCCCGGCATATACAACTGTTTTCTCGCCAAACAACTCTAG
- the arcC gene encoding carbamate kinase, which yields MNKKLAVIAIGGNSLIQDADHKSVEDQYVAICQTAEHIADLIEAGYQVVISHGNGPQVGFIMLRSEIAREHAGLHMVPLVSCVADTQGAIGFQIQQALNNVIAKRSLKGSAVTVVTQVKVDKNDEGFKAPNKPVGEFYTAEQVEELKAQHPGWVLKEDSGRGFRRVVPSPKPIEVVEQDAVESLLGQGFHVVTVGGGGIPVLDTEDGLQGVDAVIDKDLASSLLASELKAPLFVISTAVPQVALNYGTPEQKNLETVTAAEMQQYLDEGHFAPGSMAPKVQAALDFLRNGGKEVIITNPETIGDALANGKGTHIVP from the coding sequence ATGAACAAGAAACTTGCAGTAATCGCCATCGGCGGCAACTCGCTGATCCAGGACGCGGACCACAAGTCCGTCGAGGATCAGTACGTGGCAATCTGCCAGACCGCCGAGCACATCGCCGACCTCATCGAGGCCGGATACCAGGTGGTGATTTCCCACGGCAACGGTCCCCAGGTGGGCTTCATCATGCTCCGTTCGGAAATCGCCCGCGAACACGCGGGACTGCACATGGTTCCGCTGGTGTCCTGCGTGGCAGACACCCAAGGCGCCATCGGATTCCAGATCCAGCAGGCCCTGAACAACGTCATCGCCAAGCGCTCCCTCAAGGGCAGCGCAGTGACCGTGGTCACCCAGGTCAAGGTCGACAAGAACGACGAGGGCTTCAAGGCCCCCAACAAGCCCGTGGGCGAGTTCTACACCGCCGAACAGGTGGAAGAACTCAAGGCCCAGCATCCGGGATGGGTGCTCAAGGAAGATTCCGGGCGCGGCTTCCGCCGCGTGGTGCCCTCCCCCAAACCCATTGAAGTGGTGGAGCAGGACGCTGTCGAGTCCCTGCTCGGCCAGGGCTTCCATGTGGTTACCGTGGGAGGAGGCGGCATTCCGGTATTGGATACGGAAGACGGCCTTCAGGGCGTGGATGCGGTCATCGACAAGGACCTGGCGTCCAGCCTGCTGGCCAGCGAACTCAAGGCCCCGCTGTTCGTGATCTCCACGGCGGTTCCCCAGGTGGCCCTGAACTACGGCACCCCCGAGCAGAAGAACCTGGAAACCGTTACCGCGGCAGAGATGCAGCAGTACCTGGACGAAGGCCATTTCGCCCCCGGCTCCATGGCACCCAAGGTACAGGCAGCCCTCGATTTCCTGCGCAACGGTGGAAAGGAAGTCATCATAACCAACCCGGAAACCATTGGCGACGCCCTTGCCAACGGCAAGGGTACGCATATCGTTCCTTAA
- a CDS encoding ABC transporter substrate-binding protein, with translation MKTRIAALAALFVLAAWGGLHLIHQTTSSASAPGQTVLSVYTTGQATTPQMPLWKALAEGDLSFTPDIHYWKNLDDLRGLLLAGKGDIWVGHIDGFAQAAMRGAPVRLVSVTGWKKFYLLTSRPGIRTFDDILALPTGAEIASTPPHSPGAAVLRALEKKGLPAFTYAPYEPKQLALMAVQGKADLLLLPEPLVTVLLRKAPHLRIVASVEEEYGRLTGKPAMLPIAGIAVNLETLKNNPGLADRIARALAGQEAELKRDPAAGLDTMPKEFEKFIPRDMVLSSLERDIIHVRSAHEARDMIRDYLDMVFSGENGEGSRMLPESFFGGAS, from the coding sequence GTGAAGACACGCATAGCAGCCCTGGCCGCCCTGTTCGTCCTGGCGGCCTGGGGCGGCCTGCACCTGATACACCAAACGACATCGTCTGCCTCGGCCCCGGGGCAGACGGTTCTTTCGGTCTATACCACCGGGCAGGCCACCACCCCCCAGATGCCGTTATGGAAGGCCCTGGCCGAAGGAGACCTCTCCTTCACGCCGGACATCCACTACTGGAAGAACCTGGACGACCTGCGCGGCCTGCTCCTGGCGGGCAAGGGGGACATCTGGGTGGGGCATATCGACGGCTTCGCCCAGGCCGCCATGCGCGGCGCGCCCGTCCGGCTCGTCAGCGTGACCGGGTGGAAAAAGTTCTACCTGCTCACCAGCCGCCCGGGCATCCGCACGTTCGACGACATCCTGGCCCTGCCCACGGGGGCCGAGATAGCCTCCACCCCGCCCCACTCGCCGGGCGCGGCCGTGCTGCGGGCCCTGGAAAAGAAAGGGCTGCCCGCCTTCACCTACGCCCCGTACGAACCCAAGCAGCTGGCGCTCATGGCCGTGCAGGGCAAGGCCGACCTGCTGCTCCTGCCCGAGCCGCTGGTGACCGTGCTGCTCCGAAAGGCCCCGCACCTGCGCATCGTGGCCAGCGTGGAGGAGGAATACGGACGCCTCACCGGCAAACCGGCCATGCTGCCCATCGCGGGCATCGCCGTGAACCTGGAAACGCTGAAGAACAACCCGGGCCTGGCCGACAGAATCGCCCGGGCACTGGCCGGGCAGGAGGCCGAACTGAAACGCGACCCGGCCGCAGGGCTGGACACAATGCCCAAGGAATTCGAAAAATTCATCCCCAGGGACATGGTGCTCTCCTCCCTGGAACGCGACATCATCCACGTGCGCTCCGCCCACGAGGCGCGGGACATGATACGGGACTACCTGGACATGGTCTTTTCCGGGGAAAACGGCGAAGGCAGCCGCATGCTCCCGGAAAGTTTCTTCGGAGGAGCGTCGTGA
- a CDS encoding CatB-related O-acetyltransferase, with translation MSHPDPNEPHPVAGFPQVAFIRNFNRNPNILIGDYTYYDDPEGPSRFFENILYHFDFIGDRLIIGRYCAIARNVTFIMNGANHAMGGFSSYPFFIFGSGWEAARPAPEQFPYKGDTVIGSDVWIGYDATIMPGVSIGHGCIVGAKSVVTGDVPPYSIVAGNPARVIRMRFEEEVVSRLLALQWWEWEPEKVTRNLPAIIGSDLEELRRAE, from the coding sequence ATGAGTCATCCCGATCCGAACGAACCGCACCCCGTGGCCGGTTTCCCGCAAGTGGCCTTTATCCGGAATTTCAACAGGAACCCCAACATCCTTATCGGGGACTACACCTATTACGATGACCCCGAGGGGCCGTCGCGTTTTTTCGAAAACATATTGTACCACTTCGATTTCATCGGAGACCGGTTGATCATTGGCCGGTATTGCGCCATCGCCCGGAACGTGACCTTCATCATGAACGGGGCCAATCATGCCATGGGCGGATTCTCCTCCTATCCCTTCTTCATTTTCGGCTCGGGCTGGGAGGCCGCCAGACCAGCCCCCGAACAGTTTCCCTACAAGGGCGATACGGTCATCGGCAGCGATGTCTGGATCGGCTATGACGCCACGATCATGCCCGGGGTCTCCATCGGGCATGGCTGCATTGTCGGGGCAAAGTCCGTGGTGACCGGCGACGTGCCTCCCTACAGCATTGTGGCGGGGAATCCCGCCAGGGTGATCCGGATGCGGTTTGAGGAGGAGGTCGTTTCAAGGCTCCTGGCCCTGCAATGGTGGGAATGGGAGCCCGAGAAGGTCACGCGGAACCTGCCCGCGATCATCGGCTCCGACCTGGAGGAACTGCGGCGGGCCGAATAG
- a CDS encoding DHCW motif cupin fold protein has protein sequence MSANIPFQHIDWSTVPKTEHKGETGVAYWQTIQFDGLRVRVVEYSKGYKADHWCEKGHIVYCLEGEVVNEQQGAASSVLKPGMSYIVSDELSSHRSVTDVGVKLLIIDGDFLKLKS, from the coding sequence ATGAGCGCGAATATCCCATTTCAACATATTGACTGGTCAACGGTCCCGAAAACCGAGCACAAGGGTGAAACGGGAGTTGCCTATTGGCAGACGATCCAGTTTGACGGATTGAGAGTCAGGGTTGTTGAGTACTCAAAGGGATACAAAGCTGATCACTGGTGTGAAAAAGGACATATCGTGTATTGCCTGGAGGGTGAGGTCGTCAATGAACAACAAGGGGCTGCCAGCTCTGTTTTGAAGCCGGGAATGTCTTACATTGTCTCAGACGAGTTGAGTTCTCATAGGTCAGTGACGGATGTGGGCGTAAAGCTGCTGATTATAGATGGTGATTTTTTGAAATTGAAAAGCTGA
- a CDS encoding GNAT family N-acetyltransferase yields MSITVRKATEKDAPILESVMYASFLASYGEMMPQNYVNGVLENDVIGKLSRQKWHECFLAEEDGRPVGVMQLQGNYIAELWVHPDHQGKGVGGKLIQAAEEHAREQGHAHLTLCVYGCNTNAREFYRNKGFVLERMEASERVPEETVCYKVKWLSV; encoded by the coding sequence ATGAGCATCACTGTCCGCAAAGCAACCGAAAAAGACGCACCCATCCTGGAATCCGTCATGTACGCCTCGTTCCTGGCCAGCTACGGCGAAATGATGCCGCAGAACTACGTGAACGGGGTGCTGGAAAACGACGTCATCGGCAAGCTCTCGCGCCAGAAATGGCATGAATGCTTTCTGGCCGAGGAGGACGGCAGGCCCGTGGGGGTCATGCAGCTCCAGGGCAACTACATCGCCGAGCTCTGGGTGCACCCGGACCACCAGGGCAAAGGCGTGGGCGGCAAGCTCATCCAGGCGGCCGAGGAACACGCCCGCGAGCAGGGGCACGCCCACCTGACCCTGTGCGTCTACGGGTGCAACACCAACGCCCGGGAATTTTACCGCAACAAGGGCTTTGTGCTGGAACGCATGGAGGCTTCGGAGCGGGTGCCCGAGGAAACGGTCTGCTACAAGGTCAAGTGGCTCTCGGTGTGA
- a CDS encoding LysE family translocator has product MKTELWVMFFLAYLVTTLSPGPNVLLVLKNSIRHGWKSAFITVLGNLSCQLLIVCLVAVGVGHLIQELPFWFVIMKTIGGAYLIYLGIKNLLASRKAKSVLPETEPRIVATRSQRSLFLEAFGVSASNPKTLIFLSAFLPQFLDAAHPPYEQFSIMFVTICGIVTTVHLGYSYLIASFGRRFSFKEFGRKIDKITGGLFIAMGGGILLSDRV; this is encoded by the coding sequence ATGAAAACCGAACTGTGGGTGATGTTCTTCCTGGCATATCTGGTGACGACGTTGTCACCCGGGCCGAATGTGTTGCTGGTGCTGAAGAACAGTATTCGGCACGGCTGGAAATCCGCATTCATTACCGTGTTGGGAAACCTGAGTTGCCAGCTGCTGATTGTCTGTCTGGTGGCTGTCGGTGTCGGGCACCTCATCCAGGAACTGCCGTTCTGGTTCGTTATCATGAAAACGATCGGCGGCGCCTACCTGATTTATTTGGGGATCAAAAACCTGTTGGCGTCCCGGAAGGCGAAATCCGTCTTGCCGGAGACGGAGCCTCGGATCGTCGCGACCCGGTCTCAGCGCAGCCTGTTCCTTGAGGCGTTCGGCGTATCCGCAAGCAATCCCAAGACCTTGATTTTCCTTTCGGCGTTCCTGCCGCAGTTTCTTGATGCCGCGCATCCTCCCTATGAGCAGTTTTCTATCATGTTTGTCACGATTTGCGGCATCGTCACCACCGTCCACCTGGGGTATTCGTACCTGATCGCCTCTTTCGGCAGGCGTTTCTCGTTTAAAGAATTCGGGCGCAAGATCGATAAGATTACCGGTGGCCTGTTCATTGCCATGGGGGGCGGCATCCTTCTGAGCGACCGTGTGTGA
- a CDS encoding ABC transporter permease, which produces MKGLPVIVSLGIALAAWWACSLAFGHMLIPSPVAVGRELAGLCLRPGTWLTVAVTVARGMAGLLAALGCALVFGIAAGSSRETMRLLTPLVAALQSCPPILWITLLMVWAGTGSLVPMAVVFATVFPPLFANIAQGCMALDKRLFDMARLYRVPRTRVLLKIILPGLTPYLLAGLSHAAATSWKVTAVAEFLGSSTGIGARLFWSYRMLEIPQLFAWASIVVLLGVALELLVIAPLRASSEAFTGKVREQA; this is translated from the coding sequence GTGAAGGGGCTTCCCGTCATCGTTTCCCTGGGCATCGCCCTGGCGGCCTGGTGGGCGTGCAGCCTGGCCTTCGGCCACATGCTGATCCCATCGCCCGTTGCGGTGGGGCGTGAACTGGCGGGACTGTGCCTGCGGCCCGGCACCTGGCTGACCGTGGCCGTCACCGTGGCCCGGGGCATGGCCGGTCTGCTCGCCGCCCTCGGCTGCGCCCTGGTGTTCGGGATCGCCGCTGGCAGCAGCAGGGAAACCATGCGCCTGCTCACGCCCCTGGTGGCGGCCCTGCAATCCTGCCCGCCCATCCTCTGGATCACCCTGCTCATGGTCTGGGCCGGAACCGGTTCCCTGGTGCCCATGGCCGTGGTCTTCGCCACGGTCTTTCCGCCCCTGTTCGCCAACATCGCCCAGGGCTGCATGGCGCTGGACAAAAGACTCTTCGACATGGCCCGGCTCTACCGCGTCCCGCGAACGAGGGTCCTCCTCAAGATCATCCTGCCCGGCCTGACGCCCTACCTGCTGGCGGGGCTGTCCCATGCGGCGGCCACAAGCTGGAAGGTCACGGCCGTGGCCGAATTCCTGGGCTCGTCCACCGGCATCGGCGCACGGCTGTTCTGGTCCTACCGCATGCTGGAGATCCCGCAGCTCTTTGCCTGGGCGAGCATCGTCGTTCTCCTGGGCGTGGCGCTCGAACTGCTGGTCATCGCCCCGCTGCGCGCCTCGTCCGAGGCCTTCACCGGAAAAGTCAGGGAGCAGGCATGA
- a CDS encoding YgeY family selenium metabolism-linked hydrolase produces the protein MSALDFQKINELSKKYEKEMTAFLRDMIRIPSESCQEKEVVLRIKEEMEKVGFDKVEIDPMGNVLGYLGSGPRLIAFDAHIDTVGIGQRDNWNFDPYEGYEDDECIGGRGASDQEGGMASMVYAGKIIKELGLDKDYTVVMVGSVQEEDCDGLCWQYIIKELGLKPEFVVSTEPTDGGIYRGQRGRMEIKVEVKGVSSHGSAPERGKNAIFMMGKILGELEELHTRLTTDDFLGKGSLTVSQVFYTSPSRCAVADGCTISIDRRLTAGEDKELALSQIAELPAAKAAGAKVSMYTYDTPAYTGLVYPTDCYFPSWVVAEEHPAVQATAKAYSELFATPPRIDKWTFSTNGVSITGMFGIPTVGFGPGKEAEAHAPNEKTWKADLVRCAAVYAAMPTIYCEDN, from the coding sequence ATGTCTGCATTGGATTTCCAGAAGATCAATGAGCTTTCCAAGAAATATGAAAAGGAAATGACCGCGTTCCTGCGCGACATGATCCGCATTCCCAGCGAAAGCTGCCAGGAAAAGGAAGTTGTCCTGCGCATCAAGGAAGAAATGGAAAAGGTCGGCTTCGACAAGGTTGAAATCGATCCCATGGGCAACGTGCTCGGCTACCTCGGTTCCGGCCCGCGCCTGATCGCCTTTGACGCCCACATCGACACCGTGGGCATCGGCCAGCGCGACAACTGGAACTTCGATCCGTACGAAGGATACGAAGACGACGAATGCATCGGCGGCCGCGGCGCTTCCGACCAGGAAGGCGGCATGGCCTCCATGGTTTACGCAGGCAAGATCATCAAGGAACTCGGCCTGGACAAGGACTACACTGTTGTCATGGTCGGCTCCGTCCAGGAAGAGGACTGCGACGGCCTGTGCTGGCAGTACATCATCAAGGAACTCGGCCTGAAGCCCGAATTCGTGGTTTCCACCGAACCCACCGACGGCGGCATCTACCGCGGTCAGCGCGGCCGCATGGAAATCAAGGTCGAAGTCAAGGGTGTTTCCTCCCACGGTTCCGCACCGGAACGCGGCAAGAACGCCATCTTCATGATGGGCAAGATCCTCGGCGAGCTGGAAGAACTCCACACCCGCCTGACGACCGACGATTTCCTGGGCAAGGGTTCCCTGACCGTTTCCCAGGTCTTTTACACTTCCCCGTCCCGCTGCGCCGTCGCAGACGGATGCACCATCTCCATCGACCGTCGCCTGACCGCCGGTGAAGACAAGGAACTGGCCCTGAGCCAGATCGCGGAACTTCCCGCGGCAAAGGCCGCCGGCGCCAAGGTGTCCATGTACACCTACGACACCCCGGCATACACCGGTCTGGTCTACCCGACCGACTGCTACTTCCCGTCCTGGGTCGTGGCCGAGGAACACCCGGCTGTCCAGGCCACCGCAAAGGCCTACTCCGAGCTGTTCGCCACCCCGCCGCGCATCGACAAGTGGACCTTCTCCACCAACGGCGTGTCCATCACCGGCATGTTCGGCATCCCCACCGTGGGCTTCGGTCCGGGCAAGGAAGCGGAAGCGCACGCCCCCAACGAGAAGACCTGGAAGGCCGACCTCGTCCGCTGCGCCGCCGTCTACGCAGCCATGCCCACCATCTACTGCGAAGACAACTAG
- a CDS encoding ABC transporter permease produces the protein MIEIMRRIAIKFLWVAVVFLGITVISFWVIHLAPGSPTDMVTTLNPAADTDARAKFEKLYGLDQPLHAQYAQWLGRLVKFDFGDSISGDRRPVWERIRERLPLTFGMNVASMVLTLLIAVPLGITAAWWRDGIFDKATTVIVFIGFAMPGFWLALLLMLWLGIQWPVLPISGLTSLSFQTMTPWEKFIDLARHLILPIFIYTAGSWAGMSRFMRSSMLEVLRQDYIMTARAKGLSSRTVLFKHALRNALMPVITILGLSVPSLIGGSVIIESIFALPGLGQLFYGAVMARDYPLIMGSLVLGAVLTLAGNLLADVGYGLADPRIRSAGRSA, from the coding sequence ATGATCGAAATCATGCGGCGCATCGCCATCAAGTTCCTGTGGGTGGCAGTGGTCTTCCTGGGCATCACGGTCATCAGCTTCTGGGTCATCCATCTGGCGCCGGGCTCGCCCACGGACATGGTCACCACCCTCAACCCGGCCGCGGACACCGACGCCCGCGCCAAGTTCGAAAAGCTCTACGGCCTGGACCAGCCCCTGCACGCGCAGTACGCCCAGTGGCTCGGCAGGCTGGTGAAATTCGACTTCGGCGATTCCATTTCCGGGGACCGTCGCCCGGTCTGGGAGCGCATCCGGGAGCGGCTGCCGCTGACCTTCGGCATGAACGTGGCCAGCATGGTGCTGACCCTGCTCATCGCCGTGCCCCTGGGCATCACGGCGGCATGGTGGCGGGACGGCATCTTCGACAAGGCCACAACGGTCATTGTGTTCATAGGCTTTGCCATGCCCGGCTTCTGGCTGGCCCTGTTGCTCATGCTCTGGCTGGGCATCCAGTGGCCGGTGCTGCCCATCTCGGGCCTGACCTCCCTGAGCTTCCAAACCATGACCCCGTGGGAAAAATTCATCGACCTGGCCCGGCACCTGATCCTGCCCATATTCATATATACAGCGGGCAGCTGGGCGGGCATGTCCCGGTTCATGCGCTCCAGCATGCTGGAGGTGCTGCGCCAGGACTACATCATGACCGCCCGGGCCAAGGGCCTTTCCAGCCGCACCGTGCTCTTCAAGCACGCCCTGCGCAACGCGCTCATGCCGGTCATCACCATCCTGGGCCTGTCCGTGCCCTCGCTCATCGGCGGCTCGGTGATCATCGAATCCATCTTTGCCCTGCCCGGCCTGGGCCAGCTCTTCTACGGCGCGGTCATGGCCCGCGACTATCCGCTGATCATGGGCAGCCTGGTGCTCGGCGCCGTGCTGACCCTGGCGGGCAACCTGCTGGCCGACGTGGGCTACGGCCTGGCCGACCCGCGCATCCGCAGCGCAGGGAGGTCGGCATGA